The Rhodopirellula bahusiensis DNA segment CGCTTGGTGGCACTGGTTACAGTCGGTCGAACTGGTTGACGGGTGCTTGTATTCGGGAATCGTCCAACGGTCGGTCGCGTGGCACTGCGCACAATCGTTTCCGAACACCCCCTGGTGTTGGTCGTCGTTGGAATGACAAGACTTGCAATCAAGCACCGATTCTTGCAATGTAATCCGGTCATGAGGTGCATTGGCAAATTTGAGTTTGTCCGCTAGACCAACTCGGGCCGCTTGCTCCTCACTGCCCGGCTCGGCACCCTCCAGTGCCTTGAGGCCGATGGATGTCAGCAACGAGTGATCTATCTCGGACAAATTGGCATCGTATCCCTGATGTTCCAAATGACATTCCTTGCACGTCCCGACGCTGGCGTGAAATGCGGTCGGTTGCCGTTGCAAGATGGAGTCGTTGTTGGCGTGGCACACGATACATTTGACGGTATCCACACCCATGACCGGCGTATGGCAGGCCTGGCAGTTGTCGCCCAAGTTCGCGTGAGCCGCCGAAAGCGTCCCTGGGTTGACGGAACGATGCAGGACCGTTGAAACCGATTCGGTTACAGCCGTTGGGATCAGGCCCATCACATAGGTCACTGAAATCACGGTAGTGATGACAGCGAAGATGATTAGATTGCGTTTCATAAAATCCGTTTGCTATTCAAACCACCGCAAGCCGAAGTAGACCGCGTAGTACACGTGAACCAACATGAGCCCATACAGAACGAAGGAAATCACAATGTGAAATTTCAGCCACTTCCCGAACCATTTTTTGAAATCCTCATGAGTTGCAATCGCATACTCGACATCCGCGATCGACTCGGCAAGTCGAACCAAAGTCAGTGCGTCACGGGTTGCCCTGCGAGACTCTTGTTGCGGTTCGGATAGAAAGAAGCTCGCTGATAAACGGGTAAAGAAACCCGCAAATGGACGAAGGCTCTGAGCGGTCACGGGGTCCGAGCCCAATTCGACCACGCTCTGATCGTATGCGGTTTCCAAATCGGACAACATCGCCTTCTTCGCCTTGATCTCTTTGGCGAATCCCGACATCAAATATCGCCCGATGAATCCGCTGACAACGACCAGCAAGGTCATGGCGGTCAACGCAATTCCGAGCAGACTGTCATACTTGTGGCCGCTGTGAACGATCACCAAAATCGGCCCTAGGACGCCGGCGTAAATGTGCCAAGCCAACAGCGTCCGCATTGAGACATGCTTGGTGACGGCTTGCTTTAGTTTCCGGTTGCGTTTGACAATCAAGTAAGCCAAAGGAACAAGCATTAGCACCGCACCGGAAACGCCAAAGACGCCGCCCCAAAAGCTCCCGGCGAAGCGATGCGAGTGATGCAGTGGAAATCCCAGCCATGCGAGCAGCATGAGCATGACGAGGCCGGAGACGACAATCTTTTCGCGTTCCTTCACGCTTCGATCTCCACATTCTGTTCCGCTTTCGCTTGGCAGGCCAAGATCATTCCGTTCTCTTTGTCTTCGGGTTCCAGGCCATCTTCTATTTCCATCGCCACGTCTCCAGACAGAAGTTTGACGACGCACATTCCGCAAGTACCAACTCGGCAGGAATAGTCAATATCCACATCAATGCGTTCGGCTGCTTCCAACACGGTTTCGTCGGCTTGAAACTCCGTCGCTTTTTCCGACGTGGCAAACTTGACCCGTGCTCCGGTCGATGCGGATTCCTCTGCTTCTTGTTTTTTCGCAACCTTGGCTTTCGGCTTCTGAGTGGAACCAAAATTCTCTGTATGGATGTTTTCTGCGGGAACGCCCAACTCGGCCAGCATTTCCTTCGTGGCTTCCATCATCGCGGGAGCACCACAGATATGAACTCGTTTCTTCGCGATGTCGGGAACCCATTCGGTCAGCATCTCTTTGCCAAGTCGTCCGCTCCGGTAGCCGTTCGTGTCGTCGTCGATACGGCTCATCGCAACATGCACCTGCAAGTTCTCGAACTCTGATTGCAAGCGTTGCA contains these protein-coding regions:
- a CDS encoding cytochrome c3 family protein; the protein is MKRNLIIFAVITTVISVTYVMGLIPTAVTESVSTVLHRSVNPGTLSAAHANLGDNCQACHTPVMGVDTVKCIVCHANNDSILQRQPTAFHASVGTCKECHLEHQGYDANLSEIDHSLLTSIGLKALEGAEPGSEEQAARVGLADKLKFANAPHDRITLQESVLDCKSCHSNDDQHQGVFGNDCAQCHATDRWTIPEYKHPSTSSTDCNQCHQAPPSHYMMHFKMISAKVAGKPHARVEQCHQCHQTTSWNDIQRAGWYKHH